CTCAGCTTGCGCTCATCGACGGTGATGTTGATCTCGCGCTGCAAGCCGCCCATCACAAACGCTATGGCAACGCCCTCGAGCCGCTCCAGGTAAGGTGAAAGCACATCCTCAAGATACTTGTGAAGCTCCATTGTGTTCTCCATTCCAGTGACTCCAAAGACCAGAATGGGAGAGTCGTTGGGATCATACTTCAAGACGAGCGGATCATCGGCGTCATCAGGCAGGAACCCTGATATCATACTCACCCTGTCCCGGACATCCTGCGCAGCGAAGTCCAGGTTCGCGTCCCAGTTGAACTCGACCATGACTCTGGACTTGCCCTCACTGGAGCTGGAGAAGACTCGTTTCACGTTCTCAGCCCGGCTGGCCGCCTCCTCGATGCGCTTGGTAATAGTCTCCTCAATGTCTTCTGAGGCGACGCCCTCGTATGTCGTCAGGACCGCAACCAGCGGGTAGGCTATGTCCGGCAGCAGATCGAGCCCGATCTGGAAGAAGGCTACCGCGCCGAACAACACGACGATAAGAATGAACATCGTGATGGCGACGGGGCGGTCAACAGAGAAGTTGGCGAGCTTCATTGGCCCTCACCCCGCGTGCGCACGATGGTCACTTCCTGACCGTCTGTGAGCGCCCAGTTGCCCTCGACGATCACAAGCTCACCAGGCTTCACCCCGGAGACTATCTCCACGTTGCCGTCATCAGACGCGCCGACCTCGATCTGCCTTGACCTGGCCAAAGAGCCCTCAACAACATAAAGCAGACGCTTGCCCTCGACGGTAACAAGCGCCTTGTCAGGAACGATAACGGCATTGGGCTTGCTGCCCGTGACGAGCGCTATGCGGGTGAACATCCCGGAGTTGAGGAAATGGTCTGGGTCGGAGTTGTTTATCTCGAGCTGGACGTTGAAGGACCTGCTCTTGGCGTCCACG
This genomic interval from bacterium contains the following:
- a CDS encoding efflux RND transporter periplasmic adaptor subunit, which codes for DVGVPEEHSGRVSVGQGANISVDAFPNETFAGKVIRVNPRVDAKSRSFNVQLEINNSDPDHFLNSGMFTRIALVTGSKPNAVIVPDKALVTVEGKRLLYVVEGSLARSRQIEVGASDDGNVEIVSGVKPGELVIVEGNWALTDGQEVTIVRTRGEGQ